Below is a window of Falco rusticolus isolate bFalRus1 chromosome 9, bFalRus1.pri, whole genome shotgun sequence DNA.
CGTTTGCAAAAGCTCTGGTGGCATCACACCTACAGAACTGCACCTGAGCAATGATTTGTACCCTACATTACAAGTTGGCAGAAGTACATCTTTGGCTGTAGTGACAATAAAATCACAGGCATGGGGTTGACATGCTACTGGACTGTGGATTCTCAGCCTGCTTAGAGCTGGCTCAACCCAGTCCTGTCAGCCTATCTCCGCTGCTCCTCACCTCCACCAAAGGAGCACACACATCCTTATATACTTACAAGCATCAGGACAAAACAAATAGTGATGAGCAGATTGGCCACAGCCACCACATCCATCCCAGCACTGATAGCCAGAGACATGGCTGTGGCAGTGTAGGACACCAGTACCAGGGTCAGCATGAAGAAGAAGAACCGGCCTGTAACAGCTTGGTATCCTGTCaaaaaacagaaggggaaaaatgcagcaaaccACCAAATTATCGATCGCAGGGCAGTACCCTTGGACTCCTACACAAGACAggggaagcaggaagaaagaCCAAGTCTGGAGCTGGCAGGAACTATGCATGCTCTAAAGGCCAAAGAGCATTACCAAAAGATGTGGTCAGACAGGTCCCTGTCTTAGATTGCTGGTTTCTTTGCCCCTGCCCCAGAGTCCTCCAAAGTTGTGATGCCAAGCACTTAAATCAGTTGCAGGTTCAATGAGTTTCATGTTATAGATACAGGAACTGAACTCTGGCAAATCAGAAATCAAATGTGTTAGAAGGTGGCAAGTTCAACAGAAGCATCAATTCTTTACCAATCATCCAGTAGCTGATGCATGAGAATATGATGGCTGGAGCAGTTCTCATGGGCAGCAAATCTCCTATCATCAAGGCCAGGAAGTAGGCAGACACACGGTAATATCCACTGGTGTACTGATGGCTGTGAGGACAGGGAGGAGGGGAGTTGTACAGGTTCAGAGGTTCCGCATGAAATGTCTGGTTTATCCTGATTCAGTTTCCGTTCTCTCTACCACTGAACTTCTCTATATGCAAGCTGCTTATTTTCCCACTTTGTAAAGTCAGAGCTGATCTATCTCATGGGCCCTGCAGTTATACTGAGAGCCCTCCGAGGAAAGTGAATGGAAGGCTGTGTGACTGCTAAGTAACATACTAGAAAAAATGCTCCTGAATCTCTTTTCAAAGACAATGATCCTTAACACAAGGACCTGGGAAAGTATTAAGACTGCTATTAACCAGAGGAACACTTCATCCACAGCTAACTCATACAGCTACTTCCAGGGGAGAAGGAATGACACCCAACAATGGGAAAACACCTTTAAGACATCAGCTCACCTCTGGTTTACAAGGCAATTAAATATCATTACGATTGTTTTGCTGCTTAATGGGGCTTATGAAAAGATGCTTTAATTGGTGAGGTGCCAAAATCCCTGTTGACACAGCTGGTAAACTAAGCTGGTAAGCAGGGCAGACTGGCAAGGGATTCACTCCTGAGCAGCTGTTAGATTGCTCTGACCAGTCTTCAGTCAGACATGCACATTCCAGGCACAAATTCCCTAATTCTTCTTTACTGCATAGGATCAGTCTCTTGCCCTTTTATCCCATGAGCTGGAGACTATTCCAAACTACACTTTCAACACATATGTGTATGCATGTAGtgtgtatataatatatacatgcatttatatacatatgcacacatacaaacacacataGAGAGATGCACTTGATTATTATGGAGCTCTTGcaagccagccagcagccctcTTCATCTAAGCATCCCTTGCGAAGCTTGTCCAAAAACTCTCCCTTCATCTTTGCACAGTCTTACCACCTTAGGACCACAGTAAGACAGCGTTTCAACCCTGTCAGCAAGAGGGCAGGCAGGATTCACTGTCTACAGGATTCACGTGCAGACTTCAGAATCAGCTGTTACCAAAAGTGGGTAGGAAACACACTTCTAACTGTGACATAGCAAGCgagtaaaagcattttatttctccccTACTTCCCCACGTCTTAGCATTTCAGCTTCCTGCTCTACAGACCAATTCAACATTACTATTACAATCTGATGTTGCAAGGGAACAATCAAGTCTTTGGTGGAAACCATTTTGTTTAGCCTGTAAGATACATCCTTGCCGCCTCACTCCTGAGTATGAGACAGTCTAAGTGCCTCACTACTTACACAAACAGTTTCTTGTGTCTGATAAACAGCTCAATTGCAGAGACACTGGAAAAACACTGGTTTGTGGTAACAAAAAACAAGGATCCAACCCTAGAAGGCAAAACACAACAGTCAAAAAGTGAGGAAACAGTCTAGATTAACACTGGCAGCCTCAGACATCATACCATCAAGCCaatgcttttctgtctctgtccatagaatagaaatatttaattgtgCTCCTGTAGATCTTAGCTGTGAAAAACAGGTTTACACTTTTCACACCTCCTTTGTACATATGTACAAGCCTGACAGAACTGTGGTCCCTTTAGGACCTCCAGCAAAACCATGCTGCAGTGCACTGAGGCTTGCGAACCCAACACTCCTTTGTGGTCCAAGTGGATCTCAAGGCCTTCCCTGTGGCTGGAACCTGTCTGCTACAGATAGAAAAATGAGCAAAGCTGCGGCTTTCCAACTTACCGGTTCTGAATGCCACTTCGATCCAACTTTACACCAAAAAAGATAGCACCCACAACCAAAGCAAGAATTACGGTCACTGCAATctagaaatggaaagaagaaagggaaaagggaatcCTTCAGATAAGTAAATAGGGACAAACTTATTATTAAGGCACATGTAAGGTTTAAGACTCACACCTGCCTAAAACCGCTGTTGTGAGTCAATGTATACCTATGACACACACAGTTAAAGGCATTATGGCAAATTTTCAAAGTTTATcctcttcagttttctccttcctctggtCAGGATAGTTTAGTAGAAGCACACTCAAAAGAATAACCCAGCTTAAAATGTCAAGTGAGGCACAAAATTAATGCCACCCTAAAAGCTCCCCATGTAAACCAGAGAACGGAGCATTTCCCCCACTCCCCAATTTTCAGTGCAATAGCTCTTGTGCTAAACTAAAacagaggtgtttttttcaaaggcgACAAAGGTAGCTGGGCATCTCGCTCCACTGAAGTGGCAGTGGTACAGGACTTCCCTGCTTCCCTAGctgcctttgaaaacaaaagtctGTCCTATAAACTGCAGATTGCAGGACTGGGACCAGAGGGAGTCTGAGACTTTTAGCAGTTGTTACGTACTTGTGCAATGGAAGCCTGTGGGTTTCTGATGAGGTTTTTCAGGGAACACTTGGACACCCAGTACAGCTGGGTGACAAATCCATTTGCATAGGTAATCTCATGCCCCTGCTTGGATACTCTCTGCTTGCTTCCCCGTTCAAGCTCTACTTTCACCAGTGCTTCCTTTGTGCCCCGATACAGGCTGGAGTTGAGATATTTCTGGTGCAGCACATCTACCACACTGCTGTCCACGTTATCTTCTGCCACTCCATCTTCACTGCTCATCTCTGAGTGAGAAAGACAAGATATGGCTCGTGATTCTCAATGAACCCTGCCTTCAGATATGGCCCATCAACATGCTCAGCCAACCTTAGCGgctgaataaaaaaagcatgaaTGGCCAGAGAATTTGAATTGTTCAAGCTTTAGCTCTGAGCTTAAGAGGCTAGCTTGAATGAGAGGGTTCCCCAGTTTTTAATCAAACCTAGCTAATCTGCCTGTTCTTTGTGGCACAAAAAGTACCATATTCTTAGAATGAGGAACCAGAAAACCTGTGCTTCACtgaattttggggaaaaaaaaaatcaatgtttgcTCTGATCCATTTCCCCATCCCCAAAAAGCACCATTACGAAAACTGTTCCCTTATAATCCTTCAGTCATGGATATGCTATAGCATCCCCAAACAAGTATTTCCCAACATTTCACTTGCTAGATTGTAAGCAAGTCTGTTCTTTAATCTAGTTCCAATCTTTCTCACTGCCCTGTAAATCCCTTACTCATTAGTCTATCTactctgtcttctctgcagcagcctcttGTGTGACTGAAAACTTCTGTCTTCTGTCAGCTGTCTCTTGAGACTAAGCAATTctagtttttcagtttttcccacACAGGTTTTGTAAATTACTGATATTTATCATTGCTCTCCTATATTactacaggagaaaaaaaataccttttaaaaattttaaagcaaagtgTATCTAttagcaggaaaaacaaaaagataatgAAGTATCCTTAGActggaagaaatgcagagaatGAAAGCCTGCCATCACCATATACAACTTCCCTTCTACACCAGCCAACAGTGGATTTCTCATTCACAATTTACCTTTCCCTGTGTTCACAGGTCTGTGATCTTCCTTGCTTGCTGCCACAGCAGTTGAATCACCATTTATGATATCAAGGAAGAAGTCAGCTGGATTGTTGAAGGGTTCACACTcatatccttaaaaaaaacaaacccaaaacccacacatgCAACATCTTGGTATTGCACAGAGCAAAGCTTGGAAGGTCAGGTCTAATACTGCAGTGCTCTTCCACAACCCTGTTACAAGAAAACTTCACTGTTTTCCATAAACATTACTTTACAGCAGTAGAATGGACAGGATTTAGGAGGTGGTGAATCTGAGGTATCTATACAGAACTTCAGAGTCTCTTCTCCTCACCTGAAATTAGTGGAGAATAAATCTGTAACTTGCTTCTACAGAGCTCAGCATGGATAactcctgcctccttcccagtGCTGTTCTACATGCTACTCTGAAAGACACACAGTTCCTCAGTAGAGGCTGCTGGATGTCTGCTCTAGAGCCACAGATGCTTGCTCTAGAAGCCAACTCTTGTCTGTGTTTTTTGTcacaaggaagaggaagggcTGTCCAGGAGTGGCTTCTTATGATATGGTTCTAGCTATGGGAcgagaaaagaggaaaaaaaaaaagcaaagatgcttATTCTATAGCATTCCTGTGAGAAAGGAAGTGAGGTGGGATACTGAGAGGAGAAGTAGAAGTGGCatgcatggccagcaggaccagggcaaTGCCTGTCCACCTGTACTCAGCACCACCAAGGTCACACCTCAAATGCTGTCTCCAGCTGTGGGCCCCTCGCTGCcagagggatgcagaggggctggagcatgcccagagctgggcagtGGGTCTGGGGCACCAGTGTAatggggggcagctgggggggttcagccaggagaggagggggctcaggggggaccttctccctccctacaactgcctgaaaggggctgtaggcagggggggttggtgtcttctcccagggagcaagggacaggacaagagggaacagcctcaagctgcaccaggggaggtttagattggatattaggaaaaatttcttcactgaaagggtggtcaagaactggaccaggctgcccagggaggcggtggagtcaccatccctggaggtgtttaaaaaaacacgtAGATCCGCAGGTGGtacttagggacatagtttagtgatggacttggcagtcctgggttaacagttagacttggtgatcttaaaggtcttctccaacctaaatgatcctatgattctaaGTAGCGAATAGTTAAAGCATCTCCCTTAAAGCCAGGGAAAGCTTACAATCCAGTATGTCCATGGCTGCATTCAAGCTAGACTGGAAATTCACTCCACATTCTCTGTCCAGTCAGAAACCTTCACCCTGCTTACTTGGAGAGGGACCAGCCACCCAACAGTGCAATTATTAACCCATCTTAAGACACACCATTATTTTGTCCTCTCTGTTGCCCACCTGCGTTTAGACTACAGCAGATTCTTAGATCAGCCCCTACAGATTGCTGCCCACCTGCAGGCTGTGGTTCAAAACCCACTGGGTCCACCACCCAGGCCTGGTAAAACTACAAGCATCGTCTTGTCTGTTGTACATCATGCTTCTGAATGTCCAAGCAATTCTGATGTTTTGTCCCGAtgcaaggcaaaacaaagccaGGAGAAAGCCATGCTCTGTTGtctgaaaaatttcagttttatcatTTTGTCTGTTCCCTGTTCTAACATAGCACTGTCCAGACTGCACGTGTACAGCCTCTAGCACCCTAGTGATAAAACGGCACACGACTATTAACCAGTGCTAGGGTAAGAATCTGCCCACAGATTAAACTCATTAGCCAGTTGCCTTTGCTCTTAGCACAGAAGACTTACCAATAGAATTAAAGTACTCTAGGGCCTGCTTTGCAGGCCCATGGTACAGCACCTTTCCCAAAGCTAGTAACGTCAGACTGTCAAACAGCTTGAATATGGAATAGCGGGGCTGATGGATGGAAAATACGATGGTTCGTCCTCTTCTTGAGAgcctgaaatagaaataaaacaccTCTCAAATACAccacattttgcatttcagaaaggtCATGTTACCCAAGTGAAAATTAAGTATTGAAATCCAAGGCAAATACTTGTCAATTTCTCAAGGTCTCAGAAAAGGTGTAGTTCCCTTCTCTGTCACTGTGTCAGATGCTGCCTGCAAGACCTTAAAGACAGCACCCCTCATTACAGCAGGCCGTCATTGCAGTCCAGGTAGACAAAGCATTACGCTGTCTGTAGCTAGCAAACGTTGAGGCCACAGCTGTGCATGAACCCTCCTTACATGTTTTCTATACCAGGCTTCAACTTGACTAACAGGAACAGCCCTACTGCACTCAATGGCAGTACCAGGCTTTACATACCAGGCTGTGGAAGTCTGGCCAGCTGAGATTTCTTTTAGCTGTTCTATTGAAGACTTAGTCTCTAGAAAAGTCAAAACTAGTTTTGTTTCAGGCTTGTCAGATGGTCTTTCAAGTAGGCTTTAGCACTGATGCCCAACAAGTATCCTTGCTGCTTAAAGACCACTATCCAGACAGAAGAGCTAAATGTTGTCGCCCCCGCAAAACCAGACATGCTACAAACCCAGGAGGAGGGTCAGAAACCCTTTCTCATTAAATAAGCCTCGTCTGGTCCTCTTTGTACCAGAAGACAATTCATCTCCAAAACCTAGGAGATGAAGGTAAACACTGAGAGTAATTTGCAAGTGAAGTCTGGTCTGAGTTCAAgcctgctgccagagcagaggaagagacaTTTTAATAGACTTATCTGGAAGGCCAAGAAATTACGATTACAAGGCCTGACCTCCCAGCCCACCCCTCTTTGGGCCAAAGGGAAGCTGCCCAAGCTGCCTCTGCATTTTGGGCTCCAACCCACTGCTCGCTGTGGAAAGATTCCCATCAATTTCAAAAGGCTTTAGACAAGACCCAAATGAATAATTTGCTACCACATCTGAATCTATTTGtctagctgctttttttttttttttaaaaaaaaaagaccactgTAGCTACTTAGTCATAACAGCATTCCTTTTTCTACTGATGAGCTGACAACAAAATTGAAGCAGAGCCCTGAAGAACTGACTCTTACTTCTTTAAGAGGATGAGAACTGCATTGGCTGTGCTAGCATCAAGGCCAGTTGTTGGTTCATCCAGAAAAAGGACTGGTGGCTCTGTGATGAGCTCCATTCCAATGTTGGTTCTCTTCCGTTCCCCTCCAGACACTCCCCGGATCAATTCGGTTCCTACCtacaagcagaagaaatcagATATTTGCAACAGGGCCTGGTCAGTGCATGTCCTGGAACTCAAGGCACTCTGCACCCAGAAgcccttttcattttcagagtcCCAGTAGTGAACTCCACAGCCAGCAGAGGATGATGGGCCTGACTTAATATGAGGGACTGTGTAGCAGTAGCAGAGCCCAATTTTCAGAGGTTCCAGGCACCTTATGATTTCAAAGAACAAGGATGACACTGACAAACAAGAGTCAGAATGAGGCCGCAGCAGTCAGAGGTGGTATTGGTGTTCAGGGATGCCTCTTGTTGGTAGCTTGTCTGCTGCTCAAGAGTAGTGTAAGTAATGTAGAAGTAAGAGTaaaactgctgctggcaggaacAAGCTCTGCACAGAACTTCTCCATCACAGTCCAGATTTCCATCCCTCACAACTTTCAGCActgtaaaaacatttccatcttGTCCCACAAAGCCAGAAAGCGACTGAGCAGCTTTCCAAGGTGCAATGACTAGGCaacctttttccccctctgaacTTAAACATGCTGGACGTGGACCAAAATCTTCCCCTTTTAGTAAGAAATACACATACCTCTTTCCAAGTTACCTTCTGAGCTGGAGACTGATGTGCAGTATGGTTTAGTCAGGCTCCTGCTTAACTTAGTGTAGCTGCACTATATATGCATACTGCCCAGAGCTGAGCAGTTCAGTTTCCAGGGGTAGTATGATTTCCAAGAAAGATATTCTCACTGCTCACCTTAGCATCAGCCACTTTGCTTAATCCCAGCTCACTGATTATCTGGGTGACTCgctcttccttctctttaatGCTGATGGAGCTGGGGAGTCGCAGGGCAGCAGAGAAGTGCAGGTTCTCCCTCACCGTCATTGTGCCCATGACAACATCATCCTGAAAGTAGCATAAATGGACAGCTGGAAAACCTCCTTCTCAGTTAGCTAACTGGGCACCAGAGTCCCTGGAGTGGCAGCTGCTGGATAAACTGTTTGTGGACCACAGTGGAAACTGAACTGAGGGACAAAAACTTGCTTCAAAACTTACAAGACATGAAATTCAAGGTCGTTCAGTAGCAGTCAAAGGGAGAATGCAGCTCTTCAGCTCCCAGCTAACACCAAGCCTCACCTCAGCCTGCTTTCAAACCCACAAGTTCAAGTGCAGACAATGCCATTTTATACCGCAAGTGCATTTTCCTTATCAGCCaaagggaggcagagcaggcagctggttTTGTAAAGAGTTAAGCCTCTGCCAGTCCAGCTGAGGTCCACAGACATTGCCAGTGCTCAGTGTTCAAGGCAGAGGGGAGTCACCAAAGTCAGCTCTGCTCGAGGTTACAAGCCATTATCTTGTGGTGGTCCAGAGCACCTGCCAAGTTCAGCTGCCAACAAGGAGTTCTCCCCAGCTCCTcgctggcagcagctcctccgAGAAACAAGAACATTTCACCAAGTTGCTCCTGATTTTTTCCATGTCTCAACTATCTATAACTCCTGGGCACGAGACCTTACTCTAAGGCCTAGCCCTTTAGAAAAGCTTCAGCTGTCATGTGCGTTTTGAGTAAGAATCAAACCTATCCAGCTGATGAACATCTGGGCAGCCTACACCAACCTGTAACAACCATGAGCCAGAGTTGATGTCACGTCTGTCCAGAGCTCCATGCCTCCCCATCATCCCTGCTATGACAATAGAGACAATTCTGCATCCCATCTTATGACAGGAGAAGGGCTGCAACACCGGGCAACTGCTGAGAAAAGATGCCTGTTAATCGGCCACCTTTCGAATCTTGTGCCATTTTGGAAGACCCAGCCACTAAGCTCCAGGGCAGCAGATTCTTGCCTGCTTTGGGACTCTTTCCACATCCGATGCAGTTGATAAGCAGCACAAAGGACATGCCAGCCAGTCACATTTGGTACTGGAGTTAAGAGAGGAAGACTGAACGTGCTGCTCTGCTAGAAGTATGTGACAGATTGCTCGGGGTGTAGTGTTATGATAAACTGACTTTGCTGCCAAAGCTGGTTTAGGAATTTCCTGCTgtcacctccctccccacacacccTCAGTCTCTCACTCCAGCTTCCCATTCTCCACCCTCAGATCCACCAATACAACTGCTGGGTCACCACATTGGAAActaaactgtaaataaattatgattctaattttaattaaattaaaattaccCTAGTACCAAACAGAGGCATGACACCTTCACTTGCAAGGCATAAGTGGAGAGACCAACAGCAGTTTTATAGGGATAACACATGACTTAGCACGTGTGTATGCTCACCTGCAGAAAACTGACCCTCtaagtatgtatgtatttaGGTCCTAAGTGTTGTCTGTAGTCTTGGGCCATCTTTGTTGATCTAGGGAGTATTGCACAGGGGCGGGAGGGGAACGAGACCATTTAATGTCTCACCTGGCTGCCTATCATTTGAAGGTAAAGTTTGGTTGCTTTCAACATTGGAGAGACAGATGTCTCAAACTGGGACCACTTGCAAGAAGCTTCCTGGCCATTCATGAAACACTGATGATTTGGGGATCTTTGACCTGCAGGACCAAGACTCAGCATCAGTCTCATCACATGCACTCTCCCAGAGCCCCATAGCTGGCAGATCTCAGAAAAGCTGCCTGCTTCACATCTGTCTGCAGTCAGAAGCCTGGATGGTTTCCAGATTTGGCTGCTCATATGGCTGCCAAGAATCCCCTTCTCCTCAGCTCCCCCAGGGCTTTGAGGGTCTATTATTGGTCCAGGCCTCCACCCACTTCCGCAGATTCAGCTGGCTTTTCCTGTCTCAGAGTGGAACGAAGCTCTGTCCCAGCCAGCCAGAATCAGAGGAAGAACAGCAGGGACCTATTAACTTCCTAGAATTATTGTCTGATAGCTTGAAGGTACTTCGGCCAGCTAGAACTGCTTTTGAGTTTTACAACAAGAGATTTTGGGtgttgcaggttttttccttgcttttttatgttttttaaactcttgCTAGTACTTCAGGGAAGAGCCCAAAGAACAAATCACAGTAGCCCAGTGGTTTGGGCATCTCTGGTAAGACAAACACCTCTGTGATTAACTTAGTTGGAGCAACAGATTGCTCCcagaaaaatactaaatactGTAATGTTTATAAAGTTATCAAACTAGACTTGGTAGGGATCACTGAAAATTACCTAACCTAGTAGTTCAAGCTTTGCTCATCTTATGTGCTCTTCCCTCCCAAGGGATCCCAGGCTGCCACTGAAGGCAGTTACTCACCTGCACAACATACCCCGAGATGCACTTGAAATTTGGAGGTTGTGGAATGCCATCTATAAGCACTTCTCCAGACAGGCCTGCTGGGTCCTTTCTGGCAGCCAGCACATCTAGGAGACTTCAGACAAACACCAGGCATTAGGTTTTGCCACAACAGCTGCTTTTACCTTTGACTAAGTACCACCAGTCAGGACCACAGTTACAGCCTGCTCACGGGGCAAACCAAAGGGCACAGAAATGGGCTTCCTCTGCTCGAGGGCTTTAGCTCTTTGTACAGAAAATCTGGTGTAGAACACAGGATTTCCCAGCACAAGGTGTGCCACAGCAGTATGGTAGTATACAGACCTTCACAATTCACAGCAGCCAACCCCCTACAGACATAAATTCAGTCTCCGTATGAACAGCTAACCTCAaatacacagacacaaaagcaCCCTGCCAAGTAGCTGCAGCCTGCTTTCCAGCCAGGGGAGCACAAAAATAACTACTTTGATCTCAAGGATATTAATCCAAATGGGTATAAACAAGACTAGCGTTAAGATTAATTATgtaaagaaattttcttttcaagtatcACTGAGTTGTCCTAACTGCCAATGCAGAGGCCAGCCTGTCTGCTAGCTAAGTAAACACCACCCTGATGAAGTGCTGTTCTTGAAAACACCCTGATTAGCCAGCAGTCTCCTTACAGAGAGGAAGATCAAGGGTCATCACAAAGACACATCTTGTGTGAACCCTGGCCGTATCTGCCAGTCTCTGACATTCTCAAAGGCAGAGAGTGACAAAGAGCTCTCTTACCGTGGTTATATGtgagagaaaacagcatcaAAACTGGCTGGAGACAGTCTGCAGGgtatttctctgtgctttcacCCGAAGAACTCCAGCACCCCCCCACCAGGCCACAGCCAAGCTGGGGTGAGGATCCAGAGCATCCTATAGACTGACATTACACCATAAGCCTGTCAGTTTTCAGAGAGGGGTTTGGCCTAACACCTTCAAGGAAATCTTGCTGCAGTGACTTCACAGGGGATGACATCTCTCCTGCCCCAAGGGAGCTCacatcccctccccaccccattACAGGTACAGGACAGAGCCTACACCTGAGCTCCAGTCACCCCAGTTCAGCCTGGTATCTTAACTCAGGCCACCACCAAAGGTACTTGCAGTCACCTATTGACCCCCAATTGGAGCAGATGAGGAG
It encodes the following:
- the LOC119153988 gene encoding broad substrate specificity ATP-binding cassette transporter ABCG2-like isoform X2 yields the protein METAQNNSDLKKLHAVELNLCKKDTMADTFDHSIISVGEQEGADNFQRSLPTRESLRYPRGSVVSFHNIEYSVKQSSGFLCKRKTVDKKILHNVYGIMKPGLNAILGPTGSGKSSLLDVLAARKDPAGLSGEVLIDGIPQPPNFKCISGYVVQDDVVMGTMTVRENLHFSAALRLPSSISIKEKEERVTQIISELGLSKVADAKVGTELIRGVSGGERKRTNIGMELITEPPVLFLDEPTTGLDASTANAVLILLKKLSRRGRTIVFSIHQPRYSIFKLFDSLTLLALGKVLYHGPAKQALEYFNSIGYECEPFNNPADFFLDIINGDSTAVAASKEDHRPVNTGKEMSSEDGVAEDNVDSSVVDVLHQKYLNSSLYRGTKEALVKVELERGSKQRVSKQGHEITYANGFVTQLYWVSKCSLKNLIRNPQASIAQIAVTVILALVVGAIFFGVKLDRSGIQNRVGSLFFVTTNQCFSSVSAIELFIRHKKLFVHQYTSGYYRVSAYFLALMIGDLLPMRTAPAIIFSCISYWMIGYQAVTGRFFFFMLTLVLVSYTATAMSLAISAGMDVVAVANLLITICFVLMLIFSGLLVNLPSVMGWLNWLKYFSIPRYGLTALQVNEFRDLYFCGEKHPNVTVSARDAGICSPSISGEMCSGEAYLCSQGISPTSWEMWENIVALFCMTVIFLIVAYAKLRFMRKFT
- the LOC119153988 gene encoding broad substrate specificity ATP-binding cassette transporter ABCG2-like isoform X1, whose amino-acid sequence is MQPLDQRALLLRLRCESMETAQNNSDLKKLHAVELNLCKKDTMADTFDHSIISVGEQEGADNFQRSLPTRESLRYPRGSVVSFHNIEYSVKQSSGFLCKRKTVDKKILHNVYGIMKPGLNAILGPTGSGKSSLLDVLAARKDPAGLSGEVLIDGIPQPPNFKCISGYVVQDDVVMGTMTVRENLHFSAALRLPSSISIKEKEERVTQIISELGLSKVADAKVGTELIRGVSGGERKRTNIGMELITEPPVLFLDEPTTGLDASTANAVLILLKKLSRRGRTIVFSIHQPRYSIFKLFDSLTLLALGKVLYHGPAKQALEYFNSIGYECEPFNNPADFFLDIINGDSTAVAASKEDHRPVNTGKEMSSEDGVAEDNVDSSVVDVLHQKYLNSSLYRGTKEALVKVELERGSKQRVSKQGHEITYANGFVTQLYWVSKCSLKNLIRNPQASIAQIAVTVILALVVGAIFFGVKLDRSGIQNRVGSLFFVTTNQCFSSVSAIELFIRHKKLFVHQYTSGYYRVSAYFLALMIGDLLPMRTAPAIIFSCISYWMIGYQAVTGRFFFFMLTLVLVSYTATAMSLAISAGMDVVAVANLLITICFVLMLIFSGLLVNLPSVMGWLNWLKYFSIPRYGLTALQVNEFRDLYFCGEKHPNVTVSARDAGICSPSISGEMCSGEAYLCSQGISPTSWEMWENIVALFCMTVIFLIVAYAKLRFMRKFT